In one window of Halocatena salina DNA:
- a CDS encoding glutathione-independent formaldehyde dehydrogenase gives MNAVVYKGKQEVAVEEVETPQIEHPNDVVIDITTTCICGSDLHMYEGRTAAEPGIVFGHENMGTVEEVGEAVSDLEIGDRVVAPFNVACGFCENCENGYTGFCTNVNPGFAGGAYGYVAMGPYQGGQAEKLRIPYADFNALKLPDGREHEDSFALLADIFPTGWHGTELANLESGDSVAIYGAGPVGLMAAYSAKLKGAAEIYVVDRVPSRLTLAEEHCDATPINFEEGDPVEQIKEIHGSGVDKGVDAVGYQAIDPDKEADDAYDPARENPAVVINNLIRTVRPTGELGIPGLYVPDDPGAPDEMAAQGRLGIDFGLLFEKGQALGTGQCNVKEYNRKLRDMIIEGRADPSWVVSHRVDLEDAPGMYEKFDNREAGVTKVLLEP, from the coding sequence ATGAATGCAGTTGTCTACAAAGGCAAACAAGAGGTAGCTGTGGAAGAAGTCGAAACGCCCCAGATCGAACATCCAAACGATGTCGTCATCGATATCACGACGACATGTATCTGTGGATCCGATCTGCACATGTACGAGGGTCGGACGGCCGCGGAGCCAGGAATCGTATTCGGCCACGAGAACATGGGTACCGTAGAGGAGGTCGGCGAGGCCGTCAGCGACCTCGAAATCGGTGACCGCGTCGTCGCACCGTTCAACGTCGCCTGCGGTTTCTGTGAGAACTGTGAGAACGGATACACGGGCTTCTGTACGAACGTCAATCCCGGGTTTGCCGGTGGTGCCTACGGATACGTCGCTATGGGCCCATATCAGGGTGGGCAGGCTGAGAAACTCCGCATCCCGTACGCTGATTTCAACGCGCTCAAACTGCCGGACGGGCGGGAACACGAAGACTCGTTCGCACTGCTCGCGGATATCTTCCCGACAGGCTGGCACGGCACGGAACTCGCCAATCTCGAATCCGGTGACTCGGTCGCTATCTACGGCGCTGGTCCGGTCGGTCTGATGGCTGCCTACAGCGCCAAGCTCAAGGGTGCTGCCGAGATTTATGTCGTCGATCGCGTCCCCAGCCGTCTCACACTTGCCGAGGAACACTGTGACGCCACCCCGATCAACTTTGAGGAAGGTGACCCGGTTGAGCAGATCAAAGAGATTCACGGCAGCGGTGTCGACAAGGGTGTCGATGCAGTCGGTTACCAGGCAATCGATCCGGACAAGGAAGCTGACGACGCGTACGACCCTGCCCGCGAAAATCCAGCTGTCGTCATCAATAACCTCATTCGGACAGTCCGGCCGACTGGTGAACTCGGCATACCCGGTCTCTACGTCCCTGACGACCCCGGTGCCCCCGACGAGATGGCCGCACAGGGCCGTCTCGGCATCGATTTCGGTCTCCTCTTTGAGAAAGGCCAGGCCCTCGGCACTGGCCAATGTAACGTTAAGGAGTACAACCGCAAACTCCGCGATATGATAATCGAAGGTCGTGCCGACCCGAGTTGGGTTGTCTCCCACCGTGTCGACCTCGAAGACGCGCCCGGGATGTACGAAAAGTTCGACAACCGCGAAGCGGGCGTCACGAAGGTGCTACTGGAACCTTAA